Proteins from one Mastacembelus armatus chromosome 16, fMasArm1.2, whole genome shotgun sequence genomic window:
- the LOC113122681 gene encoding uncharacterized protein LOC113122681 has product MHLLTVIVGIVLLPKVYTLRCYECPLISSAHCTNVPKACASQNTQCSSMRITLYKGSSTVDDLSVKSCAPAQDCVEGSINYGELRVVITNKCCSTDLCNTQLAPVPSKTSPNGKKCYTCSGSECKTTVNCEGAEDYCISETVTAEGIKVTMKGCASKVFCSNTKSAQLTRAVQTEVSCCQGNYCNSACSTSAGLLLLLTPIYLVLFWDLLGTPREVPRRHLRPMPKPSQLTPLDVEERWLFPELMTKALYPPKQNEKYTFCITVPTKTSPNGKKCYTCSGQKCNTTLNCEGAEDYCFSGTVTVVGANVTTKGCASKVFCSNTTSAQLTRAVQTKITCCQGNYCNSACSTSAGLLLLLTPIYLVLFS; this is encoded by the exons TGAGTGTCCACTGATATCATCAGCACACTGCACAAATGTGCCAAAGGCATGTGCCTCACAAAATACTCAGTGCAGTTCAATGCGAATCACCTTATATAAAG GTAGTTCAACGGTTGATGATCTCTCTGTAAAATCTTGTGCTCCGGCTCAAGACTGTGTTGAGGGCTCAATCAACTATGGAGAACTCAGGGTTGTAATAACCAACAAGTGTTGCAGCACTGATCTCTGCAACACCCAACTTGCCCCTG TGCCCAGTAAAACCAGTCCCAATGGTAAAAAGTGCTACACCTGCAGCGGATCGGAGTGCAAGACAACTGTAAACTGTGAGGGGGCTGAGGACTACTGCATCTCAGAAACAG TGACTGCAGAGGGTATAAAGGTGACCATGAAAGGCTGCGCCTCCAAGGTGTTCTgctcaaacacaaaaagtgCACAGCTTACACGAGCCGTTCAGACAGAAGTTTCCTGTTGTCAAGGTAACTACTGCAACAGTGCCTGCAGCACAAGTGCTGGTCTTCTGCTCCTGCTGACACCGATTTATCTGGTCCTGTTC TGGGACTTGCTTGGAACACCTAGGGAGGTGCCCAGAAGGCATCTGAGACCGATGCCCAAACCATCTCAAttgactcctctcgatgtggaggagcgCTGGCTCTTCCCTGAACTCATGACCAAAG CCCTTTATCCCccaaagcaaaatgaaaaatatacattctgTATTACAGTGCCCACCAAAACCAGTCCCAATGGTAAAAAGTGCTACACCTGCAGCGGACAAAAATGCAATACAACTCTAAACTGTGAGGGGGCTGAGGACTACTGCTTCTCAGGAACAG TGACTGTAGTTGGTGCAAATGTGACCACGAAAGGCTGCGCCTCCAAGGTGTTCTGCTCAAACACAACAAGTGCACAGCTTACACGAGCCGTTCAGACTAAAATTACCTGTTGTCAAGGTAACTACTGCAACAGTGCCTGCAGCACAAGTGCTGGTCTTCTGCTCCTGCTGACACCGATTTATCTGGTCCTGTTCTCTTAA